A genomic stretch from Arthrobacter sp. KBS0702 includes:
- a CDS encoding GNAT family N-acetyltransferase → MIQSRAVPRIKAATPDDLRSLPALEAAADRLLQTALGCQPLPAAESPTPVGLVLYLVAGTPPVGFARIDEVDGQAHLEQLSVHPDFAGRGLGRSLMEAALDAARCRGYESMTLCTFADVPFNAPFYASCGFHVVPEPSGDLAALRAHEAQLGLDALGRRTAMRIRL, encoded by the coding sequence GTGATTCAGAGCAGGGCCGTGCCCCGCATCAAGGCGGCGACGCCGGACGACCTCCGGAGCCTGCCGGCGCTCGAGGCGGCGGCCGATCGGCTGCTCCAGACGGCGCTCGGGTGCCAGCCGCTTCCCGCCGCCGAATCGCCGACGCCGGTTGGACTGGTTCTCTACCTCGTTGCCGGAACCCCTCCCGTGGGGTTCGCCCGTATCGATGAAGTCGACGGCCAGGCCCATCTGGAGCAGCTCTCGGTTCATCCGGATTTCGCTGGGCGGGGGCTAGGGCGATCCCTGATGGAGGCAGCCCTCGACGCGGCCCGCTGCCGGGGCTATGAATCCATGACTCTGTGCACGTTTGCCGACGTTCCGTTCAATGCGCCGTTTTACGCGAGCTGCGGTTTCCACGTGGTCCCCGAACCTTCAGGGGACCTGGCGGCCCTGCGTGCCCACGAGGCGCAATTGGGGCTGGATGCCCTGGGTCGGCGGACTGCCATGCGGATTAGGCTATAA
- a CDS encoding amidohydrolase family protein, which produces MSGIIEFSGPVLTAADQERHGLWAVDGRLTFEPPAAAPHRVLKGWVIPGLVDAHCHIGLGPGGDVTEDVAEQQALTDRDAGTLLVRDAGAVHDTRWLQQRRELPRLVRSGRHIARTRRYLRGFAVEVEPEGLVEAVRKQARAGDGWVKLVGDWIDRDAGDLAASFPARVVKDAVRAAHDEGARVTAHCFAEDTLDDMLDAGIDCIEHGTGLLPRHLPRFVEQGVPIVPTLINIATFPDIAAQAEAKFPRYAAHMLGLWERRAERILEAYEAGVAIYAGTDAGSVIKHGRIADEVEALHAAGLPAGAALDAATWAARDWLGADAIAEGASADVLLCPEDPRRNLATLQTPMGIVLRGELIRHAGIPL; this is translated from the coding sequence GTGAGCGGCATCATCGAGTTCAGCGGCCCAGTACTCACCGCGGCGGACCAGGAGCGGCACGGGCTGTGGGCCGTGGACGGCAGGCTTACCTTCGAGCCTCCCGCGGCTGCGCCGCACCGTGTGCTGAAGGGGTGGGTCATCCCCGGCCTCGTCGACGCCCACTGCCACATCGGGCTGGGCCCCGGCGGCGATGTCACGGAGGACGTTGCGGAGCAGCAGGCGCTGACCGACCGGGACGCGGGTACCCTGCTGGTCCGCGACGCCGGCGCCGTGCACGACACCCGTTGGCTGCAGCAGCGCAGGGAACTGCCGCGCCTCGTCCGCTCAGGCCGGCACATCGCGAGGACGCGCCGCTACCTGCGCGGCTTCGCCGTCGAAGTAGAACCCGAGGGCCTCGTGGAGGCTGTCCGCAAGCAGGCCCGGGCCGGGGACGGCTGGGTCAAGCTGGTGGGGGACTGGATCGACCGCGACGCCGGCGACCTCGCTGCGAGCTTCCCTGCCCGGGTCGTCAAGGACGCGGTCCGGGCCGCCCACGACGAAGGCGCCCGGGTTACGGCGCATTGCTTCGCGGAGGACACCCTGGACGACATGCTCGACGCCGGCATCGACTGCATCGAACACGGGACCGGGCTGCTTCCCCGGCACCTGCCCCGCTTCGTCGAGCAGGGCGTCCCGATTGTTCCCACGCTGATCAATATCGCCACCTTCCCGGACATCGCCGCCCAGGCCGAGGCAAAGTTCCCCCGCTACGCGGCCCACATGCTCGGGCTCTGGGAACGCCGCGCCGAGCGGATCCTCGAAGCGTACGAGGCCGGCGTGGCCATCTATGCGGGAACAGACGCCGGCAGCGTCATCAAGCACGGACGCATCGCGGATGAGGTGGAGGCGCTGCATGCCGCCGGACTCCCCGCCGGTGCCGCCCTCGACGCCGCAACCTGGGCCGCGCGGGACTGGCTCGGGGCCGACGCCATCGCGGAGGGTGCCAGTGCTGACGTGCTGCTTTGCCCCGAGGATCCCCGCAGGAACCTCGCCACCCTGCAAACGCCCATGGGCATCGTGCTGCGCGGCGAACTGATCCGCCACGCGGGTATCCCGCTTTAG
- a CDS encoding VOC family protein, whose product MTAEASTQDLLPAELTMGTVMLKVGDMKLMTDYYQRALGLDVVAEQDGGLYLGRKAKPLVHLAPAPGLNLPSRGEAGLFHTALLFEDQPALAATVASAAQYEPQYFTGSADHLVSEAFYFNDPEGNGIELYWDRPREAWAWEGRNVVMDSLALPPQRYLQQHLTEASLAGQREADAGVGHVHLQVGDVQSAHDFYVGTLGFEKTAGWHGQALFVSAGGYHHHMAMNVWNSRGAGPRRDTLGLGEVLIEVPSGDDVAALADRLKTAGVQSHHTGAELRFEDPWRNRIRVAVR is encoded by the coding sequence ATGACCGCAGAAGCCAGCACCCAGGATCTCCTTCCTGCCGAACTCACCATGGGCACCGTGATGCTCAAGGTCGGCGACATGAAGCTCATGACGGACTACTACCAGCGCGCTCTCGGCCTCGACGTCGTTGCCGAGCAGGACGGGGGACTCTACCTCGGGCGCAAGGCAAAGCCTCTGGTCCACCTCGCCCCGGCCCCCGGGCTAAACCTGCCCTCCCGCGGGGAGGCCGGCCTCTTCCACACCGCCCTGCTGTTCGAGGACCAGCCCGCCCTGGCCGCCACCGTCGCCTCTGCCGCGCAGTACGAGCCGCAGTACTTCACCGGCAGCGCCGACCACCTTGTCAGCGAGGCCTTCTACTTCAACGACCCCGAGGGCAACGGCATCGAGCTCTACTGGGACCGGCCCCGCGAGGCCTGGGCCTGGGAGGGCAGGAACGTTGTCATGGATAGCCTTGCCCTGCCGCCGCAGCGCTACCTGCAGCAGCACCTCACCGAAGCGTCGCTTGCCGGGCAGCGGGAGGCGGACGCCGGCGTCGGGCACGTCCACCTGCAGGTCGGCGACGTGCAGTCCGCCCATGACTTCTACGTCGGCACGCTCGGCTTCGAGAAGACCGCAGGCTGGCATGGCCAGGCACTCTTCGTCTCCGCCGGCGGCTACCACCACCACATGGCCATGAACGTCTGGAACAGCCGCGGCGCCGGACCGCGCCGCGACACGCTGGGGCTCGGCGAGGTGCTGATCGAAGTGCCCTCCGGCGACGACGTCGCAGCCCTGGCAGACCGGCTCAAGACGGCCGGCGTCCAGTCCCACCACACCGGGGCCGAACTGCGCTTCGAGGATCCGTGGCGCAACCGGATCCGCGTCGCCGTCCGCTAG